A single genomic interval of Lacrimispora sphenoides JCM 1415 harbors:
- a CDS encoding DUF3284 domain-containing protein, producing the protein MEVNQKLNVEAKEFFNALATSVAYDISQATGKKVNPDQVYSGFRYKKKMKNKMGQENHVDVMIKQFLSPSCYEASFRTSHGTNVIFYEIEDSKDGNIMVHYREVFEGESTSYSLNYKIVSWFYQKGSRKRVTRMLSSMESFIKGQRIKEN; encoded by the coding sequence ATGGAAGTAAATCAAAAACTGAATGTAGAGGCAAAGGAATTCTTCAATGCCCTGGCAACCTCGGTTGCTTATGATATCAGCCAGGCTACAGGGAAAAAGGTAAATCCAGACCAGGTTTATTCCGGTTTTCGCTATAAAAAAAAGATGAAAAATAAGATGGGGCAGGAAAACCATGTGGATGTGATGATCAAGCAGTTTTTATCTCCCAGCTGCTATGAGGCAAGCTTCCGTACTTCCCATGGGACGAATGTAATATTTTACGAGATCGAAGATAGTAAAGACGGAAACATTATGGTACACTACAGGGAGGTATTTGAGGGGGAGAGTACTTCCTACTCCTTAAACTATAAAATTGTCTCCTGGTTCTATCAAAAAGGTTCCAGAAAGAGGGTTACCAGGATGCTGTCATCCATGGAAAGCTTCATTAAGGGACAGAGGATAAAAGAGAATTAA
- a CDS encoding PTS sugar transporter subunit IIC: protein MGAFNSFMEAKFMPIAAKIGSQKHLVAIRDAFIAIMPITMVGSIAVLLNVFLRDLPNQAGMTGFVQAMSPIISVNGNVYFGSIVILALAFVFALGYNLSKTYDVNAIAGGVIAFASLVTCMGQSATFNYELPGVAAAAADQLKGLGLDVTATAGGGVALNGVSGWGYLGSGYTGSGGLFTALIMGFICTMIYIKLMQKKVTINLPDSVPPAVSKAFAAIVPGVIAIYVAGILTQICITATGSTINDMVLRYIQRPLLSLSQGFFSVIFMVFLIQLLWFFGLHGHNVLAPIMDGIYLTALNQNIEAFTSSQSAANLPYLWTRGSFDAYCQMGGSGITLGLIIAIFLFSKRDDQKAIAKLSWPMGVFNINEPIIFGMPIVLNPVYLIPWLIVPPVCAAIAYGATAIGLIPPVFVAVPWVMPAGIYAFLATGGSIMAAIVSLFNLFISFAIWTPFVMMANKMKSE, encoded by the coding sequence ATGGGTGCATTTAATTCATTCATGGAAGCAAAATTTATGCCAATCGCAGCTAAAATTGGCTCCCAGAAACATCTGGTTGCCATTCGTGATGCCTTTATTGCCATCATGCCAATTACCATGGTTGGTTCCATAGCAGTTTTACTTAATGTATTTTTAAGAGATCTTCCAAACCAGGCAGGTATGACCGGCTTTGTCCAGGCAATGTCTCCAATCATCAGTGTTAACGGCAACGTATATTTTGGCTCTATTGTAATTCTTGCTCTGGCATTTGTTTTTGCCCTGGGCTACAATCTTTCTAAAACCTACGATGTAAACGCCATTGCAGGCGGAGTCATCGCATTTGCAAGCTTAGTCACCTGTATGGGACAAAGCGCTACCTTCAACTATGAACTTCCAGGTGTTGCAGCGGCGGCTGCCGACCAGCTGAAAGGTCTGGGACTTGATGTAACTGCCACAGCAGGCGGCGGTGTTGCATTAAACGGAGTCAGCGGCTGGGGATACTTAGGTTCCGGATACACCGGTTCCGGTGGTCTGTTTACCGCTCTGATTATGGGCTTTATCTGTACCATGATTTACATAAAGCTGATGCAGAAAAAGGTTACCATTAACCTTCCTGATTCTGTACCGCCAGCAGTAAGCAAAGCATTTGCGGCAATTGTACCAGGTGTAATCGCCATTTATGTTGCAGGTATCTTAACCCAGATCTGCATAACCGCAACAGGCTCCACCATTAATGATATGGTTCTCAGATATATCCAGAGACCGCTCCTCAGCTTGTCACAGGGCTTCTTCAGCGTAATCTTCATGGTATTCCTGATCCAGCTGTTATGGTTCTTTGGTCTCCATGGACACAACGTACTTGCTCCTATCATGGACGGAATCTACTTAACGGCACTGAACCAGAACATTGAGGCATTTACCTCCAGCCAGAGCGCTGCGAATCTTCCATACTTATGGACCCGCGGTTCCTTTGATGCCTATTGCCAGATGGGCGGCTCCGGAATCACCTTAGGACTTATTATAGCAATCTTCCTGTTTTCTAAAAGGGATGACCAGAAAGCCATTGCCAAGCTGTCCTGGCCCATGGGTGTATTTAATATCAATGAGCCGATCATCTTTGGTATGCCGATCGTATTGAACCCTGTATATTTGATTCCATGGCTGATCGTTCCTCCGGTATGTGCGGCCATCGCATACGGCGCAACTGCTATAGGCCTGATCCCGCCGGTATTCGTAGCTGTACCTTGGGTAATGCCTGCAGGCATCTACGCCTTCCTTGCAACAGGCGGAAGCATAATGGCAGCGATAGTATCACTGTTTAATCTGTTTATATCTTTTGCTATCTGGACACCATTTGTAATGATGGCAAATAAGATGAAAAGCGAATAG
- a CDS encoding multidrug transporter, translated as MKSWTIFLIAIGCLFITVSPQLPSPAMYMTVGLIFVLLGAVMLIKKRK; from the coding sequence ATGAAAAGTTGGACCATATTTTTAATTGCCATTGGCTGCCTGTTCATTACTGTATCACCCCAGCTTCCATCCCCTGCCATGTATATGACCGTTGGTCTGATATTTGTACTGTTGGGTGCAGTCATGCTGATAAAGAAAAGGAAATAA
- a CDS encoding glycoside hydrolase family 1 protein, which produces MRLKFPEGFYFGSATSATQCEGGAEDDGRGKNIWDLWYEEESFKFHGTIGPAITSSFYQNYKEDIQLMKQTGHNSFRTSISWSRLFPEGFGEVNEKAVDFYRSLFLELRENGIEPFVNLYHFDMPVKLQEQGGWENRKVVDYYKDYAWICFNLFGDLVKHWFTFNEPIVHVECGYLQCYHYPCKVDPKAAVTVAYHTALASALAVKEYHSMKQGGKIGIVLNLTPAYPRSSHPEDEKAAKIAELFQNKSFLDPAVKGTYDPELVALIEKHGLLPEASKEDLEIIRQNTVDFLGVNYYHPFRVCAKASLPNPSAPFTPEYYFDIYDMPGKRMNPYRGWEIYPRGLYDIALNIRDNYGNIEWMVTENGMGVEHEGRFKTDGMIQDDYRIEFYEEHLTWLHKGIEEGSNCIGYHVWTFVDCWSWLNAYKNRYGLVELDLETQKRTIKKSGYWYQELLKNNGFETGK; this is translated from the coding sequence ATGAGACTTAAGTTTCCGGAAGGGTTTTACTTTGGAAGTGCAACCAGCGCCACCCAGTGTGAGGGAGGTGCAGAAGATGACGGGAGAGGCAAAAATATCTGGGATTTGTGGTATGAGGAGGAAAGCTTTAAATTTCATGGAACCATTGGCCCGGCCATTACCTCTTCCTTTTACCAGAATTACAAAGAAGATATTCAGCTGATGAAGCAGACGGGCCATAATTCTTTTCGGACATCCATCAGCTGGTCCCGCCTGTTTCCGGAAGGGTTTGGTGAGGTGAACGAAAAAGCGGTTGATTTTTACCGCAGCCTGTTTCTGGAATTAAGGGAAAACGGGATCGAACCATTTGTAAATCTTTACCACTTTGATATGCCGGTAAAGCTGCAGGAGCAGGGAGGCTGGGAAAACAGGAAGGTCGTGGATTATTATAAGGATTATGCCTGGATCTGCTTTAACTTATTCGGAGATCTGGTGAAGCACTGGTTTACCTTTAATGAGCCTATCGTTCATGTAGAATGCGGATATCTGCAATGCTATCACTATCCCTGCAAGGTGGATCCCAAAGCGGCAGTTACGGTGGCTTATCATACGGCCCTTGCCAGCGCTTTAGCGGTGAAGGAATATCACAGTATGAAGCAGGGAGGAAAGATCGGGATTGTCTTAAACCTGACCCCGGCTTATCCCAGAAGTTCCCACCCGGAGGATGAGAAGGCGGCAAAGATAGCCGAGCTGTTCCAGAATAAGAGTTTTCTGGATCCTGCCGTTAAGGGAACTTATGATCCGGAGCTGGTAGCTCTCATAGAAAAGCATGGATTACTGCCGGAGGCTTCTAAGGAGGACCTGGAGATCATCCGTCAAAATACAGTGGATTTTCTGGGAGTAAACTACTATCATCCGTTCCGTGTCTGCGCAAAGGCCAGCCTGCCTAATCCATCAGCTCCATTTACGCCGGAATATTATTTTGATATCTATGATATGCCTGGTAAACGGATGAATCCATACAGGGGTTGGGAAATCTATCCCAGAGGCCTATATGACATCGCTCTTAACATCCGTGACAACTATGGAAACATTGAATGGATGGTCACGGAAAATGGTATGGGCGTGGAACATGAAGGACGTTTTAAGACAGATGGTATGATACAGGATGACTACCGCATTGAGTTCTATGAGGAGCATTTGACCTGGCTTCATAAGGGGATAGAAGAAGGAAGCAATTGCATTGGATATCATGTGTGGACCTTTGTGGACTGCTGGTCATGGCTCAATGCTTATAAAAACCGTTACGGGCTTGTGGAGCTGGATTTGGAAACACAGAAACGAACCATAAAAAAGTCGGGTTATTGGTATCAGGAGCTGCTTAAAAACAACGGTTTTGAAACGGGCAAATAG
- a CDS encoding GntR family transcriptional regulator — translation MGAPKYQKIKQDLMEEIKDASVNTPIASERELASRYNASRMTVRNALNELVEEGVLYRDKNKGTFVADQRLMKKNTSAETLNKPMDDTYDYNVIYFSSCFSDEKVAACLEIGSEDRMIRIVRLNRKNGKPVSVEEIYLIQSLINDNDYNNLNKLLDLKGYIDEGSVTQKFLPIIVPVKYINLLHVKLDTPIIMVESTIVSKSGSPVVYIREFNNPTEKIIEITT, via the coding sequence ATGGGGGCTCCGAAATATCAGAAAATAAAACAGGACCTTATGGAAGAAATTAAGGATGCGTCTGTCAATACCCCTATTGCATCAGAACGGGAACTGGCCAGCCGGTATAATGCAAGCCGGATGACTGTGCGCAATGCTTTAAATGAACTGGTGGAAGAGGGAGTATTATACAGAGATAAAAATAAAGGCACTTTTGTTGCAGACCAGAGGCTGATGAAAAAAAATACGTCTGCAGAGACTTTAAATAAGCCCATGGATGATACTTATGATTATAATGTGATCTATTTCAGCTCCTGCTTTTCCGATGAAAAGGTCGCTGCCTGTCTGGAAATCGGATCTGAGGACCGGATGATCCGGATCGTGCGCTTAAACCGGAAGAATGGAAAGCCTGTAAGTGTTGAAGAAATCTATCTGATCCAAAGCCTGATCAATGACAATGATTACAACAACTTAAATAAGCTTTTGGATCTGAAGGGGTATATTGATGAAGGATCGGTTACACAGAAGTTTCTTCCTATTATAGTGCCTGTAAAATATATAAATCTGCTTCACGTAAAGCTGGATACTCCGATTATTATGGTTGAGAGCACCATTGTAAGCAAAAGCGGCAGCCCGGTCGTGTATATCAGAGAATTTAACAACCCGACTGAAAAAATAATTGAGATAACCACATAA
- a CDS encoding PTS sugar transporter subunit IIB — protein sequence MYHILLVCSAGMSTSMLVKKMQDAASEKGVEATIWAVGDSESVEEVKKADIILLGPQVRYLEKKMNERVKNEKPVLVIDMMAYGTMNGAKVLDQALGKLNG from the coding sequence ATGTATCATATTTTATTAGTTTGCTCAGCAGGAATGTCAACAAGCATGCTTGTAAAGAAAATGCAGGATGCAGCATCAGAAAAAGGCGTGGAGGCCACCATTTGGGCAGTGGGAGATTCTGAATCCGTTGAGGAAGTGAAGAAGGCAGATATAATTTTATTGGGGCCTCAGGTTCGTTATCTTGAGAAGAAGATGAACGAGAGAGTAAAAAATGAGAAACCTGTGCTTGTCATCGATATGATGGCATACGGCACGATGAATGGCGCCAAGGTACTTGATCAGGCGCTGGGGAAATTAAACGGGTAA